Genomic DNA from Candidatus Nitronereus thalassa:
CTTCTCCTGGAGGATCGTGTAATTGGTCCCACGGTGGGGGCTGTTGTTCTAATTCAAAAAGAAACGATTCTTGTTCAGTGGCTGTTAACAATGGGCGAATGGATAAGTCTTTGATGAGGGAATGGGCATCGGTGCCCTGAAGTTCGTGCAAAGGTTGGATTCCTGATGGAGCCTCAGCATAAAGGAGAGATGGAACCCAAATTAGAAAGGAAAATAGGAGCGCAGAAAAAATTCTCGAGCCATAACACATCAAGTGGTTTCTTCGATTCATGAGGACCCCATATCACAAAACCCTATTCTATCTCTCCTGCTTATGATCGAAATAGCTCCAAGGGAATACGAACCTGGTTAATAAATAAGTGAACCTTTGCGAGTGGCACATGGGCGGTGATGGAATCGCCGGCCTGTCGGCCAAGGGTGGGGGAAGCTCGTGCCGTGAGGTGCTGCCCTTGTGCCAGAAGATAGACAATATGATCTCCCCCAAGATTTTCTATCATATCGATAGTACTCGACATGGAAAAATGAGGGTCACCAGGAAAATTGAATGTAATATCTTCGGGTCGAATGCCCAGGGTGGCCTGATCAGATTGGAGTGAAGTGGTGAGTGGGGAGGGAGTGTCCAAGGTTAACGAAAAATCGCCGGCATGAAATTCTAGCTTTTGACCTTCAAGGCGAACGCTTCCTGAAAGCAGGTTCATGGGCGGGTTCCCAATAAAGGCGGCAACGAAAGGATTGATGGAATGATGATAGATCTGATCCGGTGTCCCGATTTGCTGAATTATTCCTTGATCCATGATGACGATCGTCTGCCCTAACGTCATGGCCTCAACCTGATCGTGGGTCACGTACACCATGGTGACTCCAAGTCGCTGATGAAGTTTTTTTAACTCTACGCGCATGGAAGCTCGCAGACGTGCATCGAGATTAGAAAGGGGTTCGTCAAAAAGAAACAATTTCGGCTTGCGAACAATGGCCCGTCCCATGGCCACGCGTTGACGTTGACCGCCGGACAGTTCCTTGGGCTTGCGGTCGAGTAGTTCGTGGATTTCCAATAGCTCGGCCGCCTCGGCAATCCGCTCTTCAATCACCATGGGAGACTCTTTTCGCATTTTTAGACCAAACGCCAAATTGTCTCTCACGGTCAGATGCGGGTACAGTGCATATTGCTGAAATACCATGGCAATGTCGCGGTCACGCGGTGGCAAAGAATCCACGACACGTTCACCGATACTCACCGAACCGCTCGTCTGGGCTTCAAGCCCAGCAATAATGCGAAGGAGTGTAGACTTGCCGCACCCTGATGGCCCAAGCAGCACCACAAACTCGCCATCCGCCGCTTGCAGCGAAATGTCGGTCAGGACGTTCGTCGTTCCAAACGATTTGCTAATCTGAGAAAGTACGAAGCCTGCCATTATCCTTTCACCGCTCCTGAAGACAACCCACTAATAATCCCTCGTTGAAACAGGAGAACCAGTATAATCAAAGGCAGTGTTGCCACCACGGATGCAGCGGCAATTTCTCCCCAAGGCATGGTGAATTCGCCTTGGAAGAGCGCAATGCCAACGGGAAGTGTTTGCTTGGCCGGATCGGTCAAAATCAACAGCGCAAAGAAAAACTCATTCCACGCATATATAAAGGTGAGAATGGCAGCGGTAAAGATTCCCGGTGAAGCAAGAGGTAGCATGACTTTATAGAGCGCTTGCCATGTCGTACAGCCATCGATCCGAGCCGCTTCTTCCAGTTCCAGTGGAAGCTCCTTGAAAAAGGTCGCCAGAATCCAGACCGAAAGAGGAAGCGTTAACGTGACGTAGGGCAGTACCAAGCCCCAATGAGTATTGAGCCCACCTATGCGTTCCAGGATCTGCCACACCGGTCCTGCTATGACAATTTGTGGGAACATGGCCACGCAGAGAAGGCCACCCAGAACCCAGACTTTTCCTGCCAAACGAATGCGTGCCAGGGCATAGGCTGCGGGTGTGGCGATCAACAGTGCGATAATCGTGGTTGCACTCGCCACAATCACGCTGTTCACAATATAGTCCACAAGTTGATGATCGATCAGAGCCGAATAATAAAATTCCAGACTTCCATCAGGCCACCAGGTTGGGGGAATCGCTTCGACTTGAATTTGTGATTTCAATGAAGTGAGCACAAACCAAAGAAAAGGCAACAAGCTGCCGAAAACGGCAGAGACAATGCCAACGATTAACAGCAAGCGCTCTGTCAATGACTTGGTCATGCTCGTTCCTGCTCCAGTAGTTTCGACCCAACCGTGCGCACATAAAACAAGGAGAGAATCAAAATGGCCACAAAGACGGTGACGGAGATCGTCGTCCCATAGCCCACACGTCCTTCGGTGAAGAGTGTTTTGTATCCATAAAATTGAATCACTTGCGTGGCATCGCCCGGCCCACCCTGGGTCATAACAAAGACCAAGTCAAAGACACGAAACGCATCGATCGTTCGAAACAACAGCGCGGTGAGCAAGGCGGGTTTCAGCAAGGGGAGGGTGATGTGCCAAAAACGTTGCCAGGCGGTCGCGCCATCGATACGCGCGGCGTCATACACATCATCGGGAATGATTTGCAGCCCGGCGAGTATCAGCAGCCCTGCGAAGGAAGAGGTTTTCCACACATCAGCCAGGACAATGGCGCCAAACGCCATCCACGGATCGGCCAGCCAAGGCACGTACGACTCTACTCTCTCCCCAAAGAGCAGGAGGTTGGCGAGGCCATATTGATCATTCAACAAAAACCGCCACATCTGGGAAGCCACGACCGTAGGTATGGCCCAGGGAATCAACACTGCTGCCCGTACCCAGCCTCGCCCTGAAAAGTGCTCATGGATCACCAGGGCGATGCCAAGGCCAAGAACCAATTCGAACGTGGTAGACAAAACCACAAAACCCAATGTTACCAAAAACGCCTGATGCGCCACCGGATCTTGAAAAAGCTGGACGTAATTGTCCAATCCAATAAACGGTTCCCCCAAACTCGGTAGCCCAAGGTAAATCTGATGTAAACTCAACAGAAACGAGTCCACTGCCGGATACAGCGAAAAAATCCCCACCACCGCCAAGGTCGGAAACACCATGACCCAACCGGTTGTCTGATCTGTAGAAAACTTGGTCATAATTAGAAACAGATGTGAGATACCCGCTTAAAAAGACAGGTATGACAGATAAAAGCTGTAATACCCCATTTACTTAATTTTCCTTGGAGGTTTCGTTGAAATGAAACTGATAGTTTGGTTGGAAAATTTTCAAATTGGAAAAGAGTTCAATTTTCAAAGAAAGCATTGAGGGATGAACTTTAAAAATTTTCTGTATTTCCACGCTACTCATAAATTTACTAACCCTCAACGTGATCTTCTTTCCCCCAGGAAAATTTAGGTCAGCGTATCCATTGAAAGAAAAAAATGAGGAGGGTAAGTAGTGACAAAACGCTGTGTTTCACACTCACCAGTTAGAAAAATATTTTGCTCGTTGATTGTAGCCCTCCTGTATCACAGGAACCCTTCGGGAGCAAGAAAGTTGCAAGGGAAGTAGAAACTTCCTGAAGTCTTGAGACCGCAGGAATTTGGAATATGTCTTGGTCTGACCCAGTAGATTTAAGAGGTCGAGGGAATGCCATAATTTACTAATGCCGACAGAAATGGCTAACATTTCCATTTGGTTGAAAGGTTGAAAAAAAGTCATTAATGGGCATTTTTTTATATTAATCATTATGTTATATAGATA
This window encodes:
- a CDS encoding sn-glycerol-3-phosphate ABC transporter ATP-binding protein UgpC; this translates as MAGFVLSQISKSFGTTNVLTDISLQAADGEFVVLLGPSGCGKSTLLRIIAGLEAQTSGSVSIGERVVDSLPPRDRDIAMVFQQYALYPHLTVRDNLAFGLKMRKESPMVIEERIAEAAELLEIHELLDRKPKELSGGQRQRVAMGRAIVRKPKLFLFDEPLSNLDARLRASMRVELKKLHQRLGVTMVYVTHDQVEAMTLGQTIVIMDQGIIQQIGTPDQIYHHSINPFVAAFIGNPPMNLLSGSVRLEGQKLEFHAGDFSLTLDTPSPLTTSLQSDQATLGIRPEDITFNFPGDPHFSMSSTIDMIENLGGDHIVYLLAQGQHLTARASPTLGRQAGDSITAHVPLAKVHLFINQVRIPLELFRS
- a CDS encoding sugar ABC transporter permease — translated: MTKFSTDQTTGWVMVFPTLAVVGIFSLYPAVDSFLLSLHQIYLGLPSLGEPFIGLDNYVQLFQDPVAHQAFLVTLGFVVLSTTFELVLGLGIALVIHEHFSGRGWVRAAVLIPWAIPTVVASQMWRFLLNDQYGLANLLLFGERVESYVPWLADPWMAFGAIVLADVWKTSSFAGLLILAGLQIIPDDVYDAARIDGATAWQRFWHITLPLLKPALLTALLFRTIDAFRVFDLVFVMTQGGPGDATQVIQFYGYKTLFTEGRVGYGTTISVTVFVAILILSLFYVRTVGSKLLEQERA
- a CDS encoding carbohydrate ABC transporter permease, whose translation is MTKSLTERLLLIVGIVSAVFGSLLPFLWFVLTSLKSQIQVEAIPPTWWPDGSLEFYYSALIDHQLVDYIVNSVIVASATTIIALLIATPAAYALARIRLAGKVWVLGGLLCVAMFPQIVIAGPVWQILERIGGLNTHWGLVLPYVTLTLPLSVWILATFFKELPLELEEAARIDGCTTWQALYKVMLPLASPGIFTAAILTFIYAWNEFFFALLILTDPAKQTLPVGIALFQGEFTMPWGEIAAASVVATLPLIILVLLFQRGIISGLSSGAVKG